A single Anopheles funestus chromosome 2RL, idAnoFuneDA-416_04, whole genome shotgun sequence DNA region contains:
- the LOC125764204 gene encoding protein krueppel-like: MQANTIDIMTNEQLSGSWSAIPYSYSDYSVPGAEWLISPSTSLESARQTCESMAQQNNFFQPANARGINRITSQASPIEAAEADSTQNTYPYAVPYHHHQHQTVNYGANQHLQQNHPQKQSQPIRKISPNSARYVPHGYYTQPGRTLATTATGSPVPQPSLYPSPPVQGLTTEEASYNSKPFGVVYMNGNHAPAQIGYTGYAESAMSSLCNGPVSNELYQPYNVSPMGYGESSPAFPGIGLSPLESPFAPLKYDAWNTESPIIQPLMSPMEHAIAIKQEYISSAYNSPSPSTITGGSCVKLELVSNSSLSPPPGGNSSVVDLHGPSGICKSPSASHLLSQPKDNRADSNPDTVPVKKPTRKTNNYGDQYACPECRRTFARQCGLTQHTKWHHSGEKPFRCITCGKCFSEQIALDDHLERHTSIDKPYQCQLCPKAFFHKNDLRRHGFQHTGKAPHACRYCAKTFARKDHCHSHEGSHERKMQRKQRKTKDTTRISATNDALQLQSQQN; this comes from the coding sequence ATGCAAGCCAATACGATCGATATAATGACAAACGAACAGTTGAGTGGTTCGTGGAGTGCGATTCCGTACAGTTACAGTGACTACAGTGTACCGGGTGCGGAATGGTTAATATCGCCTTCAACGAGCCTGGAAAGTGCACGGCAGACCTGTGAATCTATGgcacagcaaaacaatttcttccAACCGGCGAACGCAAGAGGAATTAATCGAATCACATCCCAGGCGTCACCGATCGAAGCGGCGGAGGCCGATTCTACACAGAACACTTATCCTTACGCGGTAccataccatcatcatcaacatcagaCAGTGAACTATGGAGCGAATCAGCATTTGCAACAAAATCATCCGCAAAAACAGTCCCAACCGATCCGGAAGATTTCTCCAAACAGTGCCCGATATGTTCCTCACGGTTACTACACCCAACCTGGACGTACATTGGCAACCACCGCTACTGGATCACCGGTGCCGCAACCAAGCTTGTATCCTTCCCCACCGGTACAGGGATTAACTACGGAAGAAGCGAGCTACAATAGTAAACCGTTCGGTGTGGTTTACATGAATGGTAACCATGCACCGGCACAAATCGGCTACACCGGTTACGCGGAATCTGCGATGTCCAGCTTATGTAATGGTCCAGTTAGCAACGAACTTTACCAACCGTACAATGTGTCCCCTATGGGATATGGGGAGAGTTCACCAGCGTTTCCTGGCATTGGCTTATCGCCGCTAGAATCCCCGTTCGCACCACTAAAGTACGATGCGTGGAATACGGAATCGCCCATAATCCAACCGTTGATGTCACCGATGGAACACGCGATAGCGATCAAGCAGGAATATATTTCGTCAGCCTACAACAGTCCTTCGCCCTCTACCATCACCGGTGGTAGCTGCGTTAAGTTGGAGCTTGTGTCCAACTCATCCCTATCGCCTCCACCCGGTGGCAATAGCAGTGTTGTGGATTTACACGGACCAAGTGGCATTTGTAAATCACCGTCTGCGTCTCATCTGCTGTCTCAACCGAAGGATAATAGGGCAGACAGCAATCCCGACACCGTACCAGTGAAGAAACCGACGCGCAAAACTAACAACTACGGTGACCAGTACGCGTGTCCCGAGTGTAGACGTACCTTTGCGCGGCAGTGCGGTCTTACGCAGCACACAAAGTGGCATCATTCGGGTGAGAAGCCATTCCGCTGCATAACGTGTGGGAAATGTTTTAGTGAACAGATCGCCCTGGACGATCATCTCGAGCGGCACACGAGTATCGACAAGCCGTACCAATGCCAGCTGTGCCCGAAAGCTTTCTTTCACAAGAACGATCTGCGTCGCCATGGGTTCCAGCATACCGGAAAGGCACCGCATGCCTGCCGATACTGTGCGAAAACGTTTGCCCGGAAAGATCACTGCCACAGCCATGAGGGATCACATGAGCGGAAAATGCAGCGCAAGCAGCGAAAGACAAAGGACACGACGCGGATATCTGCTACTAACGATGCTTTGCAACTGCAAAGCCAACAGAATTAA